The following are encoded in a window of Narcine bancroftii isolate sNarBan1 chromosome 2, sNarBan1.hap1, whole genome shotgun sequence genomic DNA:
- the LOC138753032 gene encoding probable G-protein coupled receptor 139, producing MQGFTFYSCQEPASRKLRALESIGVRLFFKLVLLLPFGKERERGGIDYLTCNLLSIVVLSRGLCGLSKGVIRYMVTMAVADTMVCVFNVTVTNIFRHHFPGSFLAQTSTCRLIGFIQISSVQISVWATVSFTVDRFIVICCQQFKIKYCTERNATVVLSTVSLLSFLMNIPVYFRYKPHYTMDGVQWGCRTVTRYRFSQAWQTYRWLSKLMVPLVPLPLMLLLNFLTVRHILMVSKARRALKHRGDGEVRDPEMTNRRKSIILLFAISGTFIALWTPVTITDQFFQLTTFEIDAPKSLVLAIRIAIPLMYMSCCTNTFVYALTQRRFREEAKKMTKYPLVALVRLFKSITQPQ from the exons ATGCAAGGCTTCACCTTTTACTCATGTCAAGAGCCTGCCAGCAGGAAACTACGTGCCCTTGAATCTATTGGGGTGCGTTTATTTTTCAAACTAGTGCTTCTTCTGCCCTTCggcaaggagagggagaggggtggaataGATTATTTAACAT GTAACCTGCTCTCGATTGTGGTCCTGTCCCGGGGATTGTGCGGCCTCTCCAAAGGGGTAATTCGTtacatggtgaccatggcagttgCAGACACAATGGTCTGTGTGTTTAATGTTACAGTGACAAACATCTTCCGCCATCATTTTCCGGGTTCATTTCTGGCACAAACCTCGACATGTCGTCTTATAGGCTTCATACAGATATCCAGCGTGCAAATCTCTGTCTGGGCCACGGTATCGTTTACAGTCGACCGCTTCATTGTCATTTGTTGCCAgcaattcaaaataaaatattgtacCGAAAGAAACGCCACCGTGGTTCTTTCGACTGTGAGTCTGCTGAGCTTTTTGATGAACATTCCAGTTTATTTCCGCTATAAACCCCATTACACGATGGATGGTGTCCAATGGGGCTGCCGTACTGTAACACGATATAGATTTTCACAGGCATGGCAAACTTATAGATGGTTGTCTAAACTTATGGTCCCACTGGTTCCACTGCCGCTGATGTTACTGTTGAATTTTCTCACTGTCCGACACATTTTAATGGTCAGCAAGGCTCGGAGGGCTTTGAAGCACCGTGGGGACGGTGAGGTCCGTGATCCCGAGATGACGAACCGGAGGAAGTCCATTATTTTGCTCTTCGCCATCTCTGGGACCTTCATAGCCTTGTGGACACCGGTTACGATCACTGACCAATTTTTCCAACTCACAACTTTTGAAATCGATGCCCCGAAGTCACTGGTTCTTGCAATTAGAATCGCGATCCCTCTGATGTATATGAGCTGCTGTACAAATACTTTTGTTTATGCATTGACACAGAGAAGATTCCGGGAGGAGGCGAAGAAGATGACAAAATATCCTTTGGTTGCCCTTGTACGGTTGTTTAAATCAATCACGCAGCCACAATAA